The DNA region CTAAAATTAATAGTCCTTGATCTATTTGCGCAACAACTTGGTTGTTAATCGTTACACTTGCTTCTTTTACACGTTGTAAAACAACTTTCATTATTCTTTATCCCAATTATCCGTTCTGTAATGCTCTTCTTCTCCTTCTAATATTTGAAGGTAACTTCTGTATCGTGAAGCAGCAATTTCGTCGTTTTCTAAAGCCAATTTTACTGCGCATTTAGGTTCTTCAACATGTAAACAATTATTAAATTTACAGTTGTGCTTTAAAGCGAAAAATTCAGGAAAATAATCACCAACTTCTTCCTTTTCCATATCTACAACTCCAAAGCCTTTAATACCTGGTGTATCAATTATTTTCGCATCAAAACTTAGGTCAAACATTTCGGCAAAAGTTGTGGTATGTTGTCCTTGCATATGTTGCGAAGAAATTTCTTTGGTTTTTAAATCCAAACTAGGCTCTATTGTATTAACCAAAGTAGATTTACCAACACCAGAATGACCGGTAAACATGCTTACTTTTCCTGTCATTAAACTTTTAACCTTATCAATATTTTTTCCTGTTTTTGCTGAAATACCAATACACTCGTAACCAATCTGTCTGTAAACATGTGCTAAATATCTTACCTCGTTTATTGTATCTTGATTATAAGCATCTATTTTATTAAATAATAAAATTGCTTTAATGTCATAAGCTTCTGCAGTTACTAAAAAACGATCTATAAAGCTTGTAAATGTTGGTGGATTATCAATGGTAACCAACAAAAATACTTGATCTACATTAGAAGCTATGATGTGAGTTTGCTTAGATAAGTTAACCGATTTTCTAACTATATAATTGTCTCGATCATGAATCTTGTTGATCACACCAGTTTCATTATCACTTTTTGTATCTAACTCAAAATCCACAAAATCACCAACAGCAATAGGATTAGTACTCTTTATTCCTTTTAATCGAAATTTACCTTTTATTCTACACTCGTATGTTTGACCTAATTCGGTCTTTACGGTGTACCAACTTCCTGTAGATTTATAAACGCGTCCTGTCATTCATGATAATTAAGTCACAAAATAACAATTTTTATAGCAAAATACATTACGGCTTAATAGCTTTTTTAACAGGCAACTTTTCTCCATCTGCTAAGATATTTATTAAATATATCCCTGAATTAAAATTTGATAGATCTAAATTTAACGGTTGTAAAACATTCTTATATTGAAGTTGTTGCAAGATTTGTCCTGATAAGTTGGTTACCTGTACTTCAACTTGATTATAATTCTTTAATAGTTGTAAACTAAAAACACCTGTAGATGAAGGATTTGGAAAAAGCTTAGACTTGACTATAGCTTTATTGTTTTCTGTAATTTTAGTAACTTTTACAAAGCAACTGTAACAACATCTATAAGTTGTAGATTGATAACCAATTAAAACAACTTCATCCAAAGTATTATCAACTTTTAATATTACTTCAACATAATTTTTATCAGTGATTACAATATTTTTAGTACTGTAACCTAAATATGAAATTGAAAGTGTATCATTTTTTATTGCTTCAATTTTAAATTCACCATTAGCATCAGATGTTGTTCCTTTTTTTGTGCTTTTAACAATAATATTAGCATCTTCAAGTTTGTTTTCACCATCTGTAATAATTCCTTTTATTGTTTGTGCTTTTATTATTATTGAAGATAAAAGCAATAGACTTAAGAGTAATTTTAGTTTCATAATTCTTAGATTTTAATTAGACAACCAAACTTAGTACTAACTTAAAATTTATAAAACCTTAATTGAGGGAAAGACCATTTTGATTGAGGGAAATAAATTGATTAAAAATTATAAATTAATGTATATTCGCAAATGAACAAACAATCAATTTAATACTATTATGAAAAAATCTTTATTCTTAATTGCAATTATAGCAATTGCTTTCACCTCAATCTCATTTATTAACAAACCTGCTCAAGTAGAATACAAAGTTGTTACTGCTGTAGAATCTATCGTACCAAATGGGTTTGGTCGTTCTAGAATGATTATGGCTACAGAAGACAAAGACTACCAAGAATTTACTACGTTAAGAAGTGACGATAAAGATTCTGATGAAAAAAACAAGTCTAAAAGAGATGAAATTAGAGTTAAAAATTACGAAGAAACTAAGCTTTTAAACTTCTATAATTTAGGAGGAATTAGATTTCAAAATATTGCAGCTAACGATGCTGTAATGACTTCAAAAATCAACACAATGATTAGTGAAGGTTGGGAATTAGCTTTTGTAAATACTGGTGTAGAAAGTGAAGGTGGAAAAGGTGACGGAAAAGGTATTTTTATTACTAGATATACATTTAAACGTGTAAAATAATATAAAAACAACATCATAAAAAAAGCCTTTTTCAACTACTGAAAAAGGCTTTTTAGTTTTTTAAGATTTTATAATCTTTTCTTGATGATTTATAGATTCTTGATGAATAGCTTTAAATAGCTTTAAAATAAACTCTTCGCTTAATCCTTTTTGCTCGCCTTCTAACACCATTTTTCCTAAAATCTCATTCCAACGCTTACTTTGTAAAACTGCTACGTTTTTTTGCTTTTTTAGTTGGCCAATTCCATCTGCAACTTGCATACGCTTTCCTAAAAGCTCGATAATTTGATTATCTACTACATCTATTTTAGCTCTTAAATTAGCTAACTCGCTATTATATTCTGCTTCAGGATCAGTTTCTTTTCTAATGCGTAAATCTTTCATAATTTGCACTAAACTGCTTGGCGTAACTTGCTGTGCAGCATCACTCCACGCGTTATCTGGATCAAAATGAGTTTCTATCATTAATCCATCAAAGTTTAAATCTAATGCGGTTTGTGATACGTCAAAAATCATATCGCGTTTTCCAGTGATATGCGACGGATCGTTAATTAACGGTAAATCCGGAAACTTAGTTTGTAGCTCGATAGCTAATTGCCATTCTGGATTGTTTCTGTATTTTGTTTTTTCATACGTTGAAAATCCTCTATGTATTACGCCTAACTTTTTAATATCTGCACTCGCTAAACGCTCTATCGCGCCTAACCATAACGGTAAGTCTGGATTTACAGGGTTTTTAACTAACACCACTTTATCTGTTCCTTTTAAAGCATCTGCAATTTCTTGCACGATAAATGGACTAACTGTAGATCTTGCTCCTATCCATAATAAATCTATATCATGCTCTAGCGCTAATTCTACGTGTGCACGATTGGCAACTTCGGTAGCTGTTTTTAATCCTGTTTCTTCCTTTACTTTTTGTAACCATTTTAAACCTAATGCACCAACACCTTCAAAATTACCTGGTCTTGTACGTGGTTTCCAGATTCCTGCTCTGTAATAGCTTACGTCTGTATCTTTTAGATCGTGAGCAATTTTTAAAACTTGTTCTTCGGTTTCTGCGCTACATGGTCCTGCAATTACTAAAGGATGATCTAATTGTAAATCGTCCAACCATGTTCTTAATTCTTTCTTGTTTTCCATTTCTTTTTCTGAATTTAACCTACCAGGTTGTATTAATGTATTCCGTTTAAAATTTGTTTTATATAATTGGTGTCTTTCATTGTTTTGTAAACCGATTGAAAATCGTCTTCTACAATCATTTGTTTAAACATTGAAAGATTTTGAATATACTCTTCTAAAGTCTCTACGACATTTTGTTTATTCTGCTCAAAAATTGGTGTCCACATTTCTGGGCTACTTTTTGCTAGTCTAACTGTACTTTCAAAACCAGATCCTGCCATATCAAAAATATCTCGTTCGTTTTTTTCTTTTTCTATTACTGTTTTTCCTAACATAAACGAACTAATGTGTGATAAATGCGACACGTAAGCTATGTGCTTATCATGCGATTCTGGATTCATGTAACGCATACGCATGCCTATTTTCACAAACAAATCCAACACTTGTTCTTGTAGTTTTGATGCGGTTTTTTCAACTTCACAAATAATATTTGTTTTATTTTTAAATAAATGTTGAATGGCTGCTTTTGGTCCTGAAAACTCGGTACCTGCAATTGGATGTGTTGCTAAAAAATTACGACGTTTTGGATGATTATCTACCGCTTTACAAATAGCTTGTTTTGTAGAACCAACATCTATCACTACCGAAAAATCAGACACTTTATTCAGTACTTTTGGCAACTCATTTACCGCAACATCTACTGGAATTGCAAGCACGACCAAATCTGCATTTGGTAAATCTTCATAAGTTGCTTTTTGATCAATAACACCTAATTCTTGCGCTTCTATTAAATGCGCTTCGTTTTTATCAATACCATAAATGATACAATCTGGTAACGCATTTTTAAAATCTAATGCCAAGCTACCGCCAATTAAACCTGTTCCTATGATGTATATATGTTTCATTATAATCTACTAATTGCGTCTTTAATTTGGGTTTCTTTCGCGCAAAGCGAAAAACGGATATAACCTTCGCCTTGCGAACCAAATACGGTTCCTGGTGTAATAAACACGCTGTTGCTATATAAAATTTGATCTATAAATGCTTCAGATGTTTTTCCTTCTGGCAACTTTGCCCAAACAAATAATCCTGTTGCATTTTTATCGTACGTGCAATCTAATTTATCGGCTAATTGCCAAACAAGTTCGCGTCTGCTTTTATAAATTTTATTTAAACTTTTGTACCAAGCAGACGAACATTTTAAAGCTTCTATCGCACCTTTTTGAATTCCGTAAAACATACCAGAATCCATATTACTTTTTACTTTTAAAATGGCATTGATATGCGCTGCATGTCCTAAAACCATTCCAACTCGCCAACCTGCCATATTAAATGTTTTACTTAACGAATTTAGCTCTAAAGCGACATCTTTTGCGCCTTCAACTTCTAAAATACTAATTGGATTATCGTTTAAAATAAAGCTATACGGATTGTCATTAACCAATAAAATATCGTGCTTTTTAGCAAATGCGACTAACGTTTCTAAATCGGCTTTTGTCGCTTTTGCACCAGTTGGCATATGCGGATAACTGGTCCACATTAATTTAACTTTACTTAAATCTTGCTGCTCGATAGCTTCAAAATTTGGTAGCCAATTATTGGTTTCATTTAAATTATAATGCATTGGTGTTGCTTGTACCAATTGTGTTACCGAGCTGTAAGTTGGATAACCTGGATTTGGAATTAAAACTGCATCGCCTTCATTTAAAAAGGCTAAAGAAATATGCATAATACCTTCCTTGCTTCCCATAAGTGGTAAAACTTCGGTATCTGGATTTACTGCAACATTAAATTCGGTATTATAAAAATCTGCAATTGCTGTTCTTAATTCTGGCAATCCTTGGTAACTCTGGTATTTGTGTGCCACAGGATGTACTAAACTATCTACCAAAACATCAACCACTTGTTTTGGTGGCTCTAAATCTGGACTTCCAATTCCTAAATTTATAATTGGTTTACCATCTTTAATTAATTGATTGACTTCTTTTAACTTACGAGAAAAGTAGTATTCTTGAACGCTATGTATTCGATCTGCAACTTTCATTATAGTTTTGCGTTTTTATAGGTTCCTAAAATTTTAAAATGTGTTGCCATTATTGTCATAATTGATGCTGCTTTTTCAAAATCTTCATAAGCTTCAAAAGTGACATCGACAAAAAATGAATATTTCCAAGGTGTTTCAATTTTTGGTAAGGATTGTATTTTGGTAAGGTTTAATTTACAATCGCTCATCACATTTAAAATTGTTGCCAAACTTCCTCTTTTATGGTCTAATTCAAATTTTAATGACGCTTTATTAATTTCGTTTTTATGATTGTTAATTGGTTGCGTTTTTACAATAGCAAATCGGGTTTGATTGTGTTTTATGGTTTGAATACTTTCGGCTAAAATGTCTAAGTTAAAAATCTTTGCTGCCAAAGTACTTGCTATTGCTGCAACACCTTTTATTTGCTGTGCTTCAATTTTTCTTGCCACATCTGCAGTATCTTTATCTTCTACTAGTTTAATATGCGGATAATCTTTAAAAAACGATTTGCATTGCAATAGCGCCATAGGATGACTGTGTACTTCTTTTATATCTGCAATTGTTTGGTTTGGTAACGCCATTAATTGATGTTGCACATCCAAATAATGCTCGCCAACAATGTGTAAATCGTTATTATCTATTAACGCATAATTTGGCAAAATAGAACCAGCAATAGAGTTTTCTAATGCCATAATTGCTGTCTCTGCGGTATTATTAAATAAGGACGCAACTGTTTCGTCAAACGTTAAACATTCTTTCACTTTATGTGTGTTATCATAATAATCTAACGACACTATATGATGAAAAGAGCCTTGTATACCTTGTATTGCTATTGTTTTTGTCATAAAAAAAAAAGTCCCGATAAAATCGAGACTTAGTATTAAATTTATGCTGTTTAAATTACATATACAACGTCTCGTTCTTTTCGTTAAAAAAGAAGTAAAACCAGTTATAATATGTATTTAAAATTGTGTTCATTATTTTTTTTGTTATTGCTAAAGTAGACAATTAATTGAAAAATCAAAATACTAAAGCCTGAAATTATGAGTTTTATAACAAGTTTTAAAGATTTTAAAGCAAATAAGCTTTTAAATTAAAGATTGTTTATTTTTGAAGAAACATTTTAGCATGTCAATAAAAGTTGAAAATATCACTAAACAATTTGGAGAACAAAAAGCATTAAATAATGTATCTTTTAGTGTGCAACGTCCTGAAATTGTTGGATTTTTAGGTCCAAATGGCGCCGGTAAATCTACAATGATGAAAATTTTAACCACTTACCTTTCTCCTTCTTCAGGACATGCAGAGGTTAATGGTCATGCTGTTTTAACCAACAAAAAAAACGTACAGAAAAGTGTTGGCTACTTACCAGAACATAATCCGTTGTATTTAGACCAATATGTACGTGAATATTTAAAATTTAATTCAAACGTATATAACGTTGACAAATCTAGAGTTGAAGAAGTTATTGAGCTTACTGGATTAACACCAGAAGCACATAAAACTATTGGACAACTCTCTAAAGGTTACAGACAACGTGTTGGATTGGCAAATGCGCTATTGCATAATCCTGAAGTTTTAATTTTAGACGAGCCTACAACTGGTTTAGACCCAAACCAATTGGTTGATATTAGACAATTAATTAAAAGCTTAGGCAAAGACAAAACTGTGTTTTTATCTACACATATTATGCAGGAAGTAGAAGCCATGTGTGACCGTGTTATTATTATTAATAAAGGTGAAATTGTAGCCGATAAAAAATTAAGCGAATTACGCGAAGGACAAGAGCAAACCGTTATTGTCGAATTTGATTACCGCGTAGAAGATGCGTTTTTACTTAAACTTCCACATGCTAAAAGTGTAAAAAATGTTCACGATTTTATTTATGAAATTGTGTTTGATACAACAACAGATATGCGCTCTCATGTATTTGATTTTGCACATGATAATGAGTTGAAGATTCTTCAGTTAAACCAGAAAAATGCGAGTTTGGAGAGTTTATTTAGGGAATTGACGAGTTAAGCAAAGTTTTTCATAAATTATTAAGATTAGGAATTTTTATTCTTTCTTCTAATTTACCATTATTCAATACTAATATTAATTGATCGTTGTCATTTTTTTCAATATCCATCCAAAATGTTTTTATATCGGAATAGATAATTTTAATTTTTTTAGTTTCAAAATCTATAAATATTAGTTCTCGTTCAGCATTTGACAGATTTGATCTTTTTAAAGGGTTTAGACTCCATCGTTGTAAAAACACGCCATTTTCAACTCTATAAAACCAGTCACTAAAAAACGTCTTATCAAAAATATTTTTTGGTTCAGTTTTTATATGAATGAATACTGGTCCAAAAGGAATTTCTCCAGCATATTTACTCAATATTTTAAATTCCAAAAAAGATGTTAGAATTCCCCATTGATATCTATCATTTGAGTAAGAATCATATTCTGATTTTTTGTCAATTCTGATTTTTTTTATTAAAAGGACTTTTAATAAAACTCCAATAATTATAATTAAAATTGCCAATGTTTTCATTATAAAAGCTAACTAGAAATTAATATTCCTGCTTTCGCAGGAATGTTACTCAAAAATAACACGACCATCAAATTGCTCTGTCACATCAATAATTGGCGGAGTATTAACTGCAATTACATTTCCTGTGCTTACTAGGTTTGCTTTAAGTTCTTGTTGTGGATTTACAATAATATCGTTACTTCCACGATGATAAATAGTCACGTTTTGAGCCACAAGATATCGTCCTTCAAAACGTCCATCTCCAGATGCGTAACTTATATTTAAATGTTCTGTTGTACCAGAAATTGTGTTTGTAGTTAGATTATTAATTACCACATTTAACGTAGTACAATTTACTTCTAAATTAAAATTACCTACGTTATAAAAATCACCGTTATAGTCTTCAGATAGTAATTTTAATTCCTCAAAGTTTAAAACGCCAACACTATGCACATCTAAAGTGCTACTATTTCTAATTTCGGTTAGGTTTGGTACAGTAACGTGTACTTTGGTAATACCGTAATCTCTGGTTAAATTACAGGAATTATTATCTTTTAAAATCAATCGGTCGTTTTGTACATAAACCTCAACATCGTTAATTAAGTTTTCACCAGTTTCTACTAAAACACTTGGCGTTGCTCCTTGTGTTATAAATAACTCGACATTTTTATATACCGTGATTTTTGAAAATGTACCAACTTCAAAAGTTTGCTGAATAATATCTCCTGCACTTTGAAAACAGTCTGGCGCATCTTCTTGATTGCATCCAAAAACAAAAAATAGGATAATTATGTATAGTAATTTTTTCATTTGTTTACTCTTTACTTTATAGTCAAACGCTAACCATTGGTTTTACCTGCGTTAGCGATTGAGGTTTTGTCGGAGCTCTTTTTGTGTTGTTGCACGTATGCAACACAAAAAAGCGACTACCGAAAGCGCGACCCTTGTGGTAACGCCCAAATTTTATAATCTAATTCCAACGCCAAATTCTACTGCTTCTGCTTTTGCTCCGTGAGATTTTAAGGTTAAGGCTCCAAAAATTTTATCTCCAAAATAACGTTTTAAACCAACACGACTGTAGACACGACCTTCAAAATCGAAAGGATAGTAAACGTAATAACCTAACTGCGTCACTAAGGACGTTTTGCTAATAAACAACTCATGTCCCACAAATGCGCCAACACGTTTATAATCTTCGTCTCCGCTAACATTATCTAAAGGAAAAGCGACTGATTTATACTCGATATGCTTCTTTAAAAAGTTTGAAAAAAACACATCTGTTCCCAATTGAATGGCGCTTTTACGATTTAATCTTTTATCTGCATAAGCAGACACAATGTAAAATGCGTATTGACCTGAGTTTATGATATCGCTTTCGTTTACACCTGTTCTAAAAGCGATGTTGTATTTAATTTTTTCGGTAAATGCTTTGTCTTCTGTATTTGGAATATATTCTGGTAATTGATCTGCATCCAACACATAATTTACACCTAAATTAAACGTAATACTGTTTACCGAGCTGTTTGGCGCTTTTACATTAGCGTTAGAATAATGGATTAAAGATAATCCTGTTTGCAATCCTAAACCTTTAAACAAGTTTTCTTTTTTGTAGTTAAGCATCAAATATGTCGAGCTTAATAAATGTGTCCCAAATGCATTATTGCGATAATTCTCTACTTTATCGTAAGGATTGGTGTTGTAGGCTAAACCTTGACCAATTCTAAACATTAAATGTCTTTTTAAAAAATAGAAATTATAATGTGCGTATAACCCAAAATTGTTTCCTAAAGTTTTATTTTGAAGGTTTTGATAGATAAAAGACGCGCCATAATCTGGATAATTATATCTGCTTTGCCAAGCTTGATCGCCAAAGGTTTTTTTGTTATAACTTAATATTACGCCAGTTGGATGACCTTTAATTAAATGCGAAATATCGCTGTTGTGTTCGGCTATATTTCCGTAGAAATAATTAGCGTCTAAAGAGAACGGACGCTTGTCTTCCTGAGCAAAAATTAACGTTGTAATACAACAACAAATTAGGGCTAGTTTTAGTTTCATCTTAACAATTAATGAAACAAAAGTAATGGTTTTTAAAATACCGCTTTGGCAATCGCTTTAATATTATCACTTTTTCCCATAGAATAGTAATGTAAAACAGGTACGCCAGCGTTTTGTAATTCTTTAGATTGTTGTATAGCCCATTCTACACCAACTTGTCGTACTTGCTCGTTAGTTGCGCAATTATCAATTGCATCTATTAAATCTTCTGGTAAATCTATTTTAAATACTTGTGGCAATAACTGTAAATGGCGTTTTACTGCAATGGGTTTTATACCTGGAATTATTGGCACATTTATACCTTCTTGTTTTGCAGCGTCTACAAACTCAAAATACTTTTTATTATCAAAAAACATTTGTGTCACGACGTAATCTGCACCAACATCTACTTTTTCTTTAAGACGTTTTAAATCGGTTTTTAACGATGGTGCTTCAATATGTTTTTCTGGATAACCAGCAACACCAATGCAAAAATCTGCTTTATCATCAACCTCGATAACATCATGAAGATATTTTCCTTTATTTAAATTCTGAATTTGCCCAACCAAATCCTTAGCAAATTGGTGTCCGCCTTTAGAAGCCTCAAAATACTGCTGATGTTTCATCGCATCGCCACGCAACGCCATTACATTTTCTATCCCTAAATAATGGCAATCCACAAGCAAGTATTCGGTTTCTTCTTTTGTAAATCCGCCACACAATACATGCGGAACCGTATCTACATCGTACTTATGTTTTATAGCTGCACAAATCCCAACCGTTCCTGGTCGCATACGCGTAATTTTTCGGTCCAAAAGTCCTTCCTTTTCAATATACACATACTCTTCTCTAGAGGTTGTTACATCAATAAAAGGTGGCTTAAATTCCATTAAAGGATCAATATTATTGTACAATTGTTGTATGCTATTACCCTTTTTTGGCGGAATAATTTCAAACGAAAACAAAGTTTTTCCGTTGGCGTTTTTTATGTGTTCTGTTACTTTCATTGTTAGTGTTTAGTTTTTGGGCGTTACCCTATCGGGTCGCGCTTTCCGTTATATCTTTTTATTTGACAACTTCTCGACTGCGCTCGAAGAGACAAATAAAAAGGATACCACTGCAATCGCTAACGCGCGCTAATCTGCCAAGTTTGGATTTAACCATTTTGCAGCATCTTCTTTGCTAATGTTTCTTCGTTTGGCATAATCGTCTAATTGATCTTCGGTTATTTTTCCTAAGCCAAAATATTTAGCTTCTGGATTTGCAAAATAATAACCACTTACACTTGCTGCTGGCCACATGGCAAGACTTTCGGTTAGTTTTACACCTATAGTTTCTTCGACTTTTAAAATATCCCAAATGGTCTTTTTTTCTAAATGATCCGGACAAGCTGGATAACCTGGCGCAGGACGAATACCTTTATAACTTTCGGCAATTAAATCTTCGTTGGTTAAATGGTCTTCAGAAGCGTAGTTCCAATGTTTGGTTCGCACTTCTTTGTGTAAATATTCTGCAAAAGCTTCAGCTAATCTATCGGCTAATGCTTTTATCATTATGGAATTGTAATCGTCGTGATTCGCTTCAAACTCTTTTGCTAATTGCTCGGTTCCAAAACCTGTAGTCACGCAAAAACAACCGATATAATCTTGAATTCCTGTGTCTTTAGGCGCGATAAAATCGGCTAATGCAAAGTTTGGTACGCCTTCTCTTTTTTTGAGTTGCTGACGCAGTGTTAGGAATTGGTGTTTGGTGTTTGGTATTTGGTTTTCAACCGTTACTTCAATATCATCATCATTTACAGTATTTGCAGGAAATAACCCAAAAACCGCTTTAGCTTTCAGTAGCTTTTCATCAAACACTTTTTGAAGCAAGATTTTAGCATCTTTAAACAATTCGGTTGCTTGTTTACCAACGATGTCGTCGGTTAAAATATCTGGATATTTTCCGTGTAAATCCCAACTTCTAAAAAATGGTGACCAATCGATATAATCTTCTAAAATCGTAATATCAAAATCTTGAATATCTTGTATACCTAATTGTTTTGGTTTTACAATGTCGGTTGTGTTCCAATCGATTTTAAACTTTCGTTCACGCGCTTCTTCAATAGAAACATATTCCTTTTGCTTACCACGTTTTAAAAACTGCTCACGGAATTTTTCATATTCCTCACGAATTTGTTCTTTGTAAACAGTGTTATCCTTTTGCAACAAATTTCCAACAACGGTTACAGCTCGCGATGCATCGTTAACGTGCACAACAGTATTAGAATAATGAGGTGCAATCTTTACCGCAGAATGCGCTCTAGACGTTGTTGCACCACCAATTAACAACGGAATATTAAATCCTTGTTTTTCCATTTCTTGCGAAACGTAAACCATCTCGTCTAACGATGGTGTAATTAAACCGCTTAATCCGATAACATCGACGTTTTCTTTTTTAGCGGTTTCAATGATTTTTTCTGGCGGAACCATGACGCCTAAATCCACAATCTCGTAATTATTACAACCCAAAACTACACTCACAATATTTTTACCAATATCGTGTACATCGCCTTTTACGGTTGCCATTAAAATTTTACCATTAGAGCGTTGCGAATCGTCTTTTTCAGCTTCAATATAAGGTTGTAAATAAGCAACTGCTTTTTTCATCACACGAGCCGATTTTACGACTTGAGGCAAAAACATCTTTCCGCTTCCAAACAAATCTCCAACTACATTCATTCCAGTCATTAAGTGACCTTCGATTACTTGAATAGGTTTGTTTACCGCTTGTCGCGCTTCTTCAACATCTTCAACAATAAAGGCATCAATACCTTTTACTAAAGCGAGTGTAATACGGTCTTGCAAAGGTTCACTTCGCCATTCTTGCACCTTTGCTACATCTTCTTTTTTCTGTCCTTTTACGGTTTCAGCAAATTCTAGTAAGCGTTCGGTTGCATCATCTCGTTTGTCAAAAAGTACGTCTTCTACGTGTTCTAATAAATCTTTCGGAATTTCGTCATACACTTCTAACATGGTTGGATTAACGATTCCCATATTCATTCCGTGTTGAATCGCGTGATATAAAAATGCTGCGTTAATAGCTTCACGTACAAC from Mesoflavibacter profundi includes:
- the rsgA gene encoding ribosome small subunit-dependent GTPase A, which codes for MTGRVYKSTGSWYTVKTELGQTYECRIKGKFRLKGIKSTNPIAVGDFVDFELDTKSDNETGVINKIHDRDNYIVRKSVNLSKQTHIIASNVDQVFLLVTIDNPPTFTSFIDRFLVTAEAYDIKAILLFNKIDAYNQDTINEVRYLAHVYRQIGYECIGISAKTGKNIDKVKSLMTGKVSMFTGHSGVGKSTLVNTIEPSLDLKTKEISSQHMQGQHTTTFAEMFDLSFDAKIIDTPGIKGFGVVDMEKEEVGDYFPEFFALKHNCKFNNCLHVEEPKCAVKLALENDEIAASRYRSYLQILEGEEEHYRTDNWDKE
- a CDS encoding carboxypeptidase-like regulatory domain-containing protein, which codes for MKLKLLLSLLLLSSIIIKAQTIKGIITDGENKLEDANIIVKSTKKGTTSDANGEFKIEAIKNDTLSISYLGYSTKNIVITDKNYVEVILKVDNTLDEVVLIGYQSTTYRCCYSCFVKVTKITENNKAIVKSKLFPNPSSTGVFSLQLLKNYNQVEVQVTNLSGQILQQLQYKNVLQPLNLDLSNFNSGIYLINILADGEKLPVKKAIKP
- a CDS encoding bifunctional 3-deoxy-7-phosphoheptulonate synthase/chorismate mutase type II, encoding MENKKELRTWLDDLQLDHPLVIAGPCSAETEEQVLKIAHDLKDTDVSYYRAGIWKPRTRPGNFEGVGALGLKWLQKVKEETGLKTATEVANRAHVELALEHDIDLLWIGARSTVSPFIVQEIADALKGTDKVVLVKNPVNPDLPLWLGAIERLASADIKKLGVIHRGFSTYEKTKYRNNPEWQLAIELQTKFPDLPLINDPSHITGKRDMIFDVSQTALDLNFDGLMIETHFDPDNAWSDAAQQVTPSSLVQIMKDLRIRKETDPEAEYNSELANLRAKIDVVDNQIIELLGKRMQVADGIGQLKKQKNVAVLQSKRWNEILGKMVLEGEQKGLSEEFILKLFKAIHQESINHQEKIIKS
- a CDS encoding prephenate dehydrogenase; this translates as MKHIYIIGTGLIGGSLALDFKNALPDCIIYGIDKNEAHLIEAQELGVIDQKATYEDLPNADLVVLAIPVDVAVNELPKVLNKVSDFSVVIDVGSTKQAICKAVDNHPKRRNFLATHPIAGTEFSGPKAAIQHLFKNKTNIICEVEKTASKLQEQVLDLFVKIGMRMRYMNPESHDKHIAYVSHLSHISSFMLGKTVIEKEKNERDIFDMAGSGFESTVRLAKSSPEMWTPIFEQNKQNVVETLEEYIQNLSMFKQMIVEDDFQSVYKTMKDTNYIKQILNGIH
- a CDS encoding pyridoxal phosphate-dependent aminotransferase, with amino-acid sequence MMKVADRIHSVQEYYFSRKLKEVNQLIKDGKPIINLGIGSPDLEPPKQVVDVLVDSLVHPVAHKYQSYQGLPELRTAIADFYNTEFNVAVNPDTEVLPLMGSKEGIMHISLAFLNEGDAVLIPNPGYPTYSSVTQLVQATPMHYNLNETNNWLPNFEAIEQQDLSKVKLMWTSYPHMPTGAKATKADLETLVAFAKKHDILLVNDNPYSFILNDNPISILEVEGAKDVALELNSLSKTFNMAGWRVGMVLGHAAHINAILKVKSNMDSGMFYGIQKGAIEALKCSSAWYKSLNKIYKSRRELVWQLADKLDCTYDKNATGLFVWAKLPEGKTSEAFIDQILYSNSVFITPGTVFGSQGEGYIRFSLCAKETQIKDAISRL
- a CDS encoding prephenate dehydratase; this encodes MTKTIAIQGIQGSFHHIVSLDYYDNTHKVKECLTFDETVASLFNNTAETAIMALENSIAGSILPNYALIDNNDLHIVGEHYLDVQHQLMALPNQTIADIKEVHSHPMALLQCKSFFKDYPHIKLVEDKDTADVARKIEAQQIKGVAAIASTLAAKIFNLDILAESIQTIKHNQTRFAIVKTQPINNHKNEINKASLKFELDHKRGSLATILNVMSDCKLNLTKIQSLPKIETPWKYSFFVDVTFEAYEDFEKAASIMTIMATHFKILGTYKNAKL
- the gldA gene encoding gliding motility-associated ABC transporter ATP-binding subunit GldA; translation: MSIKVENITKQFGEQKALNNVSFSVQRPEIVGFLGPNGAGKSTMMKILTTYLSPSSGHAEVNGHAVLTNKKNVQKSVGYLPEHNPLYLDQYVREYLKFNSNVYNVDKSRVEEVIELTGLTPEAHKTIGQLSKGYRQRVGLANALLHNPEVLILDEPTTGLDPNQLVDIRQLIKSLGKDKTVFLSTHIMQEVEAMCDRVIIINKGEIVADKKLSELREGQEQTVIVEFDYRVEDAFLLKLPHAKSVKNVHDFIYEIVFDTTTDMRSHVFDFAHDNELKILQLNQKNASLESLFRELTS
- a CDS encoding head GIN domain-containing protein; protein product: MKKLLYIIILFFVFGCNQEDAPDCFQSAGDIIQQTFEVGTFSKITVYKNVELFITQGATPSVLVETGENLINDVEVYVQNDRLILKDNNSCNLTRDYGITKVHVTVPNLTEIRNSSTLDVHSVGVLNFEELKLLSEDYNGDFYNVGNFNLEVNCTTLNVVINNLTTNTISGTTEHLNISYASGDGRFEGRYLVAQNVTIYHRGSNDIIVNPQQELKANLVSTGNVIAVNTPPIIDVTEQFDGRVIFE